A region of Chloracidobacterium sp. DNA encodes the following proteins:
- a CDS encoding DUF937 domain-containing protein gives MFSLQDLLGSEQGNQAVDQISHNVGADSSLVNTAIQAALPALINGLVNNASSPTGAESLNTALEEDHDGSVLDNLGSLAGTIFGGQTEAPPSPAMNAGGILGHILGDKQEVVAEEVSQKSGISSSQVIQILMFLAPIVMGYLGKQKQQQGVNADGLGGLLGGLLGGGQSQAQQQNQPRSSGNSIIEMASNMLDSDKDGSVIDDLASMAQKYMANK, from the coding sequence ATGTTTTCATTACAAGATCTGCTCGGCAGTGAGCAGGGAAATCAGGCGGTTGATCAGATCAGCCACAATGTCGGGGCCGACAGTTCGCTGGTCAACACAGCGATTCAAGCCGCGTTGCCCGCGTTAATAAACGGGCTTGTCAACAACGCATCTTCACCGACAGGTGCCGAGAGTCTGAATACTGCGCTTGAAGAAGACCACGATGGCAGTGTTCTTGATAATCTCGGCAGCCTCGCAGGAACGATCTTTGGCGGCCAAACCGAAGCTCCACCTTCACCGGCAATGAATGCAGGCGGTATTTTAGGACATATTCTTGGTGACAAACAGGAAGTAGTCGCAGAGGAAGTGAGTCAAAAGTCGGGGATCAGTTCGAGCCAAGTTATTCAGATCCTTATGTTCCTTGCCCCGATCGTGATGGGTTATCTTGGTAAGCAAAAACAACAGCAAGGCGTCAATGCCGATGGCCTCGGCGGGCTTTTGGGCGGATTGCTCGGCGGCGGCCAGTCACAGGCTCAGCAGCAAAATCAGCCTCGATCCTCCGGTAATTCTATAATTGAAATGGCGTCTAACATGCTTGACAGCGACAAGGATGGCAGCGTGATCGACGATCTGGCATCGATGGCGCAGAAATACATGGCCAACAAATAA
- a CDS encoding aminopeptidase P family protein encodes MKRIFTIISLFAFMAVAMPLKAATGPTSIRVAPPAPKFSDAERQSELARRRAAVAAKMADKSVLILFSAEPRLYTNDVDYVYRQENNLYYLTALKQDGATFVMTKDGGNVTETLFLPKRVPLREAWEGRMYSREQAMNISGLKNLVDSSERDAFFQSLKEKKAFASKDGTASISTGAETIYLLLPEGPQDRDGMREFAVENTFSKDLSGYKVENAQPIFAQLRHIKSPYEMKILQHAVDISNEAHMRAMATVGRANWEYEVHAEVEYTFRRRNADFWGYPSIVGCGPNATTLHYVESQSPVKKGELLLLDVGAEYDHYTADVTRTFPVNGKFSKEQAEIYQIIYDSQEAVAKATKPGTTFGNLSAASRGVIQTGLAKLGLIPAADAKVQMLFNDQLMEVPASSVWNIHGLGHWLGMNVHDVGDYGAPLKAGMVYTNEPGIYIREDALANLPDTPLNRAFIEKVQPLFEKYKNIGVRIEDDMVVTETGVEWMTKNLPRSTADIEAFMAVAPKQVTLSERIRNNPARVLFDHTFAIR; translated from the coding sequence ATGAAAAGAATATTCACTATAATTTCTCTGTTCGCATTTATGGCAGTCGCGATGCCGCTCAAAGCTGCAACGGGCCCGACATCGATCCGCGTCGCTCCGCCCGCTCCAAAGTTCTCTGATGCCGAACGCCAAAGTGAGCTTGCTCGCCGGCGTGCAGCGGTCGCTGCAAAGATGGCGGACAAGAGCGTACTGATACTGTTCTCAGCCGAGCCGCGACTCTACACGAACGATGTCGACTACGTTTACCGTCAAGAGAACAATCTCTATTATCTTACGGCCCTCAAACAAGACGGAGCGACGTTTGTTATGACAAAAGACGGCGGCAATGTGACCGAAACTCTCTTTTTGCCAAAACGCGTACCGCTTCGCGAAGCTTGGGAGGGCAGAATGTATTCGCGTGAACAAGCGATGAATATTTCCGGCCTGAAGAATCTTGTCGATTCATCCGAGCGCGATGCCTTCTTTCAATCCTTAAAGGAAAAGAAAGCGTTTGCCTCAAAAGATGGCACCGCCTCGATCTCGACCGGTGCAGAAACGATCTATCTGCTGCTGCCGGAAGGCCCTCAGGACCGCGACGGCATGCGTGAATTTGCCGTTGAAAACACATTCTCAAAAGATCTCTCAGGCTACAAAGTCGAAAACGCGCAACCGATCTTTGCCCAGCTTCGCCATATCAAATCGCCTTACGAAATGAAGATTCTTCAACACGCCGTTGATATTTCTAATGAGGCTCACATGCGTGCTATGGCGACCGTCGGGCGTGCAAATTGGGAATACGAGGTTCACGCCGAGGTCGAATACACATTTCGCCGCCGCAATGCTGATTTTTGGGGTTATCCGTCGATCGTCGGCTGCGGTCCCAATGCAACGACGCTCCATTATGTAGAGTCGCAGAGCCCTGTCAAAAAAGGCGAGCTGCTTCTTCTTGATGTCGGTGCGGAATACGACCACTACACCGCCGACGTGACCCGCACATTTCCGGTCAACGGCAAATTTTCAAAAGAGCAGGCCGAAATTTATCAGATCATTTACGACTCTCAGGAAGCCGTTGCAAAAGCAACCAAACCAGGAACCACATTTGGTAATTTAAGCGCTGCCTCACGCGGCGTCATACAAACCGGCCTTGCAAAACTTGGCCTGATCCCTGCTGCTGACGCAAAGGTACAGATGCTTTTCAACGACCAACTGATGGAGGTTCCTGCTTCCAGCGTTTGGAACATTCACGGCCTAGGACATTGGCTCGGGATGAACGTCCATGACGTCGGCGATTACGGTGCCCCGCTGAAAGCCGGCATGGTTTACACCAACGAACCGGGCATTTACATTCGCGAAGACGCACTTGCAAATTTGCCTGACACACCTCTAAACCGCGCCTTTATCGAAAAGGTACAGCCGCTCTTCGAAAAATATAAGAACATCGGCGTCCGTATCGAAGACGACATGGTAGTAACCGAAACCGGCGTAGAATGGATGACCAAAAATCTGCCGAGATCTACCGCCGACATCGAGGCGTTCATGGCGGTCGCTCCCAAACAAGTGACTCTGAGCGAACGGATCAGAAACAATCCGGCTCGCGTTTTGTTTGACCACACGTTTGCGATTCGTTGA
- a CDS encoding diacylglycerol kinase family lipid kinase, with protein MSKNNTISDDLSLPLVIVNPKSASGSTREKWSQTASDLRAHFGPFNVTFTKSQGDGIDLAERAANSGRRFIIACGGDGTINEVANGILRSGKDAELGVLPSGTGGDFRRTLGLPLTNREAAAALRDGETQKIDVGKVTFLDHDNKTVSRYFLNVSSFGLAASIIKRVKSAKIFDWLPIDGVRGRANFAASTLREVLELDPTTVRVRIDDKEEKALQTINFCIANARYFGGGMMIAPDAKINDGLLDVVNIGDISTAKIILNAYTLYRGTHTALKEVKSTLAQKVEVSALDSQTEILLETDGELPGKLPATYEIIPNALHIRVPTS; from the coding sequence TTGTCAAAGAACAATACAATCTCAGACGATCTGTCCCTGCCGCTGGTTATCGTCAATCCGAAATCGGCGTCCGGCTCGACGCGTGAGAAATGGTCGCAGACGGCGAGCGATCTGCGGGCTCACTTTGGGCCGTTTAACGTCACGTTCACAAAGAGCCAAGGCGACGGGATCGACCTCGCCGAACGTGCCGCTAACTCCGGCAGGCGTTTTATCATCGCATGCGGCGGTGACGGAACTATCAACGAAGTCGCCAACGGCATTCTGCGTTCGGGCAAAGATGCCGAGCTCGGCGTCTTGCCTTCGGGCACCGGTGGCGACTTTCGACGGACTCTAGGATTGCCGCTGACCAACCGCGAAGCTGCGGCCGCTCTTCGTGACGGCGAAACCCAAAAGATCGATGTGGGCAAAGTCACTTTTCTCGATCATGACAACAAAACCGTCTCACGATATTTTCTCAACGTCTCGTCATTCGGCCTCGCCGCGTCTATCATCAAGCGGGTGAAATCAGCAAAGATATTTGACTGGCTGCCGATAGACGGCGTCCGAGGCCGGGCAAATTTTGCCGCTTCGACACTTCGCGAGGTCCTCGAACTCGATCCGACAACCGTTCGCGTTCGGATCGACGACAAAGAAGAAAAGGCTCTGCAAACAATAAATTTCTGCATCGCCAACGCCCGATATTTCGGCGGCGGTATGATGATCGCTCCCGATGCCAAGATCAACGACGGCCTCCTAGACGTAGTAAATATCGGCGACATCAGCACCGCAAAGATCATCCTGAACGCCTACACCCTATATCGCGGCACACACACCGCCCTCAAAGAGGTCAAAAGCACTCTCGCCCAAAAAGTCGAAGTCTCCGCCCTCGATTCGCAGACAGAGATCCTCCTAGAAACCGACGGCGAACTCCCCGGCAAACTCCCCGCTACCTACGAGATCATCCCAAACGCCCTACACATCCGCGTCCCAACAAGCTAA
- a CDS encoding lamin tail domain-containing protein encodes MKQAISTIIICFAAAIAAANSKPVNFSVAYTDLFCGNALPVSPSAQPVVRPPHGGPVTVDVGISSFAFAPPNVTINVGDTVRWTNNGGAHTTTSNTAIWDSGVISVGQMFSFTFNTPGLFPYICSIHPFMTADVNVSGPAPTLVINEIDYDTVSADDREFIELKNVGGVEINLDPVVVELVNGAASPTIYQSIDLPNVDLAPGDYYVICGDGATVLNCDLHLTPGTNIVQNGAPDAIGVRISGDLVDAVSYEGDTGAPYTEGSGTGLMDDSVTAAIGLSRFPDGTDTDSNNVDLSLRCISPGEVNISSNSGCAVGTSPTPTPTHTPTGSATATNTPTQTLTGTPTATATSTPFSGSYNVGTGETYTSLTMPGGIFEAINASFVTGNVTINITSDLSGENGVVALNEFASPFTVLIKPSGAARTITGSGATGIIRLNGADNVTIDGSTNGSVVTGVVGGNPAIRELTIENTDVTTTSSVIILDAGPNGAQNSVIKNLNVHGSSPDQTGYLIAVGGATGGTQGAANNSNTVENCSLRRAIIGIWFSGDDINQFNQIRGNDITGTGADGIRRAGITVGNQDTIYIYENSIGGIDSSTTQDVIGIGLGLLSISNNVSASNNVTNAEVYRNKVHGVQHTNERSAVGIAMVGTAQVFNNMVSGVISNATGIEIVAGIYAANNTEGEFAHNSVSMTGDRGSAINQAPSFAFAAGNSPSLSVVNNVFYTSQTSSGGANALSYALGTRFGGSYSTNSFNYNDFWSSGANDGGFRRGSLAGGAGVDYANLLGWQVATTQDFNSIEADPLFLDSANDPHIQYASPARNAGGPFGFATDFDGDTRPQEGIVDIGADELFAATPTNTPTPTNTPTPAETPSISGTVTYGNPASPTTKFISNATVNGAGSPNVTAFTGIPGPTAGQYILTGFGSGSYTVSLAKTTGQNGVSSADAARIAQHVAGTLFITSDRQKIAADITNNGALSSTDAAQLARFVTALGPPIGLTNQWRFFVPGVSQPTFPIGASPTTRIYTDPIGVQTGQDYIGILVGEVTGNWNPTAARPARTVDSEDNYRMARPINVTVQEVLTAAEKEIVVPVNVDGIADKGVFSYEFDLRYDPTVMQPMVDPVDVAGTVSRGLSVVTNAIEPGLLRVVVYGAYPIDGDGVLLNLRFTSVGTSGSVSPISFERIMFNEGEPRVAVTDGKIELF; translated from the coding sequence ATGAAACAGGCAATTTCGACAATAATCATTTGCTTCGCGGCAGCCATTGCCGCTGCAAATTCCAAACCCGTTAATTTTTCCGTCGCTTATACAGATCTTTTCTGTGGCAATGCACTGCCTGTTTCTCCGTCCGCACAACCTGTTGTCCGTCCGCCGCACGGTGGCCCGGTGACGGTGGACGTGGGCATCTCGAGCTTCGCATTTGCTCCACCCAATGTGACCATCAATGTCGGCGATACTGTGAGATGGACAAATAACGGCGGAGCTCACACTACAACCAGCAATACCGCCATCTGGGATTCGGGCGTCATCTCAGTTGGACAAATGTTCAGCTTTACCTTTAACACTCCGGGCCTGTTTCCATATATATGCAGCATACATCCATTTATGACGGCGGACGTCAACGTATCAGGACCGGCACCTACGCTTGTCATCAACGAGATCGATTACGACACGGTGAGCGCGGATGACCGCGAGTTCATTGAGTTGAAAAATGTCGGTGGTGTGGAAATAAACCTCGATCCGGTTGTGGTTGAATTGGTAAATGGCGCGGCTTCACCCACAATTTATCAGTCTATCGATCTGCCAAATGTCGATCTGGCTCCGGGTGACTATTATGTTATCTGTGGTGATGGAGCGACGGTGCTGAATTGCGATCTTCATCTGACGCCGGGCACAAATATCGTTCAGAATGGCGCTCCGGACGCTATCGGAGTGCGCATTTCGGGCGATCTCGTTGACGCCGTTTCCTATGAGGGAGACACCGGCGCTCCATACACCGAAGGTTCGGGAACGGGTTTGATGGATGACAGCGTAACTGCGGCTATTGGCCTTTCGCGGTTTCCGGATGGAACAGACACTGATTCAAATAACGTTGATCTGTCGCTCCGCTGTATCTCGCCAGGTGAAGTAAATATTTCATCGAACTCGGGCTGTGCAGTCGGAACAAGCCCGACGCCGACACCGACGCACACGCCAACCGGCAGTGCAACAGCGACTAACACGCCAACACAGACCTTAACGGGAACACCAACAGCAACTGCAACAAGCACACCGTTTTCGGGCAGTTATAACGTCGGGACAGGGGAAACGTACACATCCCTGACAATGCCGGGCGGCATCTTTGAGGCGATCAATGCCTCATTTGTCACGGGCAATGTGACGATCAATATTACATCCGATCTGAGCGGTGAGAATGGTGTTGTAGCACTCAACGAATTTGCATCGCCCTTCACAGTTTTGATCAAGCCTTCCGGTGCCGCTAGGACCATAACAGGTTCGGGAGCGACTGGGATTATTCGTTTGAACGGCGCCGATAACGTAACCATCGACGGCTCCACGAACGGAAGCGTTGTCACAGGAGTTGTCGGCGGTAATCCTGCTATTCGCGAGCTGACTATCGAAAATACAGATGTCACGACCACGTCGAGTGTGATCATCCTGGATGCCGGCCCAAACGGCGCACAAAACAGTGTGATCAAAAACCTTAACGTTCACGGCAGCAGCCCGGATCAAACTGGCTATCTGATAGCCGTTGGCGGAGCAACCGGCGGAACACAAGGCGCGGCCAACAATTCCAACACGGTTGAAAATTGCAGCCTCCGCCGCGCGATCATTGGGATCTGGTTCAGCGGAGACGATATAAACCAATTCAATCAAATAAGGGGGAATGACATCACGGGCACAGGCGCAGACGGTATCCGTCGTGCGGGAATCACTGTGGGCAATCAGGACACAATATATATCTATGAAAACAGCATCGGCGGGATCGATTCAAGTACCACTCAGGATGTTATAGGAATCGGCCTCGGATTGCTGTCGATCTCAAACAATGTGTCTGCCTCCAACAATGTTACCAACGCTGAGGTTTATCGTAATAAGGTCCATGGTGTTCAGCATACGAATGAACGAAGTGCGGTAGGCATAGCTATGGTCGGAACGGCGCAGGTCTTCAACAATATGGTCAGCGGCGTAATATCAAATGCCACCGGTATTGAAATTGTTGCTGGAATCTATGCAGCGAATAATACGGAGGGAGAGTTTGCCCATAATTCGGTCTCAATGACTGGTGATCGCGGATCCGCAATAAATCAGGCTCCAAGTTTTGCATTTGCCGCAGGTAATAGTCCCAGTTTATCGGTTGTCAACAATGTCTTTTACACGAGTCAGACATCGAGCGGTGGAGCGAACGCATTAAGCTATGCGCTCGGAACCCGGTTTGGCGGTTCCTACAGTACCAACAGTTTTAACTACAACGACTTTTGGTCATCAGGAGCGAACGACGGCGGCTTTAGAAGAGGTTCACTCGCGGGCGGAGCGGGTGTTGACTACGCTAACCTACTAGGATGGCAGGTTGCGACCACGCAGGATTTTAATTCGATCGAGGCAGACCCGCTGTTTTTAGATTCGGCCAATGACCCGCATATTCAGTATGCTTCACCCGCAAGAAACGCCGGAGGTCCTTTTGGATTTGCAACAGATTTTGATGGTGACACCCGGCCGCAGGAAGGCATTGTTGATATAGGTGCCGACGAACTGTTTGCCGCAACACCTACAAACACGCCGACACCTACAAATACTCCAACGCCTGCGGAAACGCCGTCGATCAGCGGAACTGTGACATACGGCAATCCGGCTTCGCCAACGACGAAGTTCATCTCAAATGCAACCGTCAATGGTGCCGGTTCGCCAAATGTTACCGCATTTACTGGTATTCCAGGTCCGACTGCCGGACAGTACATATTGACCGGTTTTGGTTCCGGATCTTATACAGTCTCACTCGCCAAAACAACGGGACAGAACGGCGTCTCGTCAGCCGACGCGGCGAGGATCGCGCAGCATGTTGCGGGAACGCTGTTCATCACCAGCGACCGGCAGAAGATCGCTGCGGACATTACTAACAACGGAGCGCTTTCTTCAACCGACGCTGCGCAGCTCGCAAGGTTTGTGACGGCGCTCGGGCCGCCCATTGGGCTTACAAATCAATGGAGATTCTTTGTTCCGGGCGTATCACAACCTACGTTCCCGATCGGAGCGTCACCGACGACTCGAATCTACACGGACCCGATCGGCGTGCAGACCGGACAGGATTATATAGGCATTCTTGTCGGCGAGGTCACGGGAAACTGGAACCCGACAGCAGCAAGACCGGCGAGAACAGTGGATAGCGAAGACAACTACAGAATGGCGAGACCGATCAACGTTACGGTTCAGGAAGTTTTGACGGCAGCGGAAAAGGAGATCGTTGTTCCGGTGAATGTTGATGGCATTGCAGATAAGGGAGTGTTCTCTTATGAGTTTGATCTTCGATATGATCCTACGGTGATGCAGCCTATGGTCGATCCCGTTGACGTTGCAGGAACAGTCAGTCGCGGGCTTTCGGTTGTGACGAATGCGATTGAGCCGGGGCTTTTGAGGGTTGTTGTTTATGGGGCTTATCCGATAGATGGCGATGGTGTTTTGTTGAATCTCAGATTTACTTCTGTTGGCACATCGGGTTCGGTGTCGCCGATCTCGTTTGAGCGGATAATGTTTAATGAAGGCGAGCCGCGAGTTGCCGTGACTGACGGAAAGATCGAACTGTTCTAG
- a CDS encoding SLC13 family permease, with protein sequence MSPIAITLILLLVAIILFATEKIPVDIVALLLVMALVLTQVLTVQQAVAGFGNDIIITIGGLFVLVGGLAKTGVVDLIGRRMHRLAGDNVFVLTALIMVSAAASASVLKNTTTTAMFLPIIIGLAAKAKIPPSKLLMPLAFGAILGGSCTLIGTSTNLAVSGTIQRYGQEPFSMFELAPVGLVTLFAGMLYMLTIGRHMLPSRGGEESLTEQYKMREYISELLVLPDSPLVGKTIEEADLNQKLDLNVLGIFREGERINAPSPSERIRRRDSLIVEGTLSDILRVKEEAGLEIKPDFMLSDTDLEGGSVELFEVLVLRDSRLSRQTLKTLQFRDRYNLTVLAINRHGRTVMNKLSHVTLNFGDVLLVQGRRAGIDLLVADNDVLVLEDVTSVNTRFEKRKWAIAAFFLFLGLSMTKVVLGYEIPLAIAVLSGVMLLLVSKTVKHSELYSLVNFRVLVLIACMMSFGVAMEATGADKFLAAFIVDNLGVLGPTAVLAGFFLLTVGLTQPMSNQAAALVVLPVAVKAAIALGVNPRTFIVAITYAASFSFITPLEPACVLVYSPGRYRFLDFVKIGSILTVIVFVVAMILVPIFWEL encoded by the coding sequence ATGTCGCCAATTGCCATAACGCTAATTCTGCTCCTTGTCGCGATCATACTTTTTGCGACAGAGAAGATCCCTGTGGATATAGTGGCGCTGTTATTGGTAATGGCTCTTGTCCTTACTCAAGTATTGACAGTGCAACAAGCAGTTGCGGGATTTGGAAACGACATTATCATTACGATCGGCGGCCTTTTTGTGTTGGTTGGCGGTTTGGCAAAAACTGGCGTTGTCGATCTGATCGGGCGGCGTATGCATCGACTGGCCGGCGACAATGTTTTTGTCCTGACCGCTCTCATAATGGTTTCGGCAGCGGCAAGCGCGTCGGTGCTAAAGAATACGACGACCACTGCAATGTTTCTGCCGATCATCATCGGACTCGCAGCGAAAGCAAAAATTCCACCCTCGAAACTACTGATGCCGCTCGCATTCGGAGCGATACTTGGCGGAAGCTGCACGCTTATTGGCACCTCGACAAACCTAGCCGTAAGCGGAACTATCCAGCGGTATGGACAAGAGCCTTTTTCTATGTTTGAGCTTGCGCCGGTCGGGCTTGTGACCTTGTTTGCGGGGATGCTCTATATGCTCACGATAGGCCGTCATATGCTGCCCAGTCGCGGCGGTGAAGAGTCACTGACCGAGCAGTACAAGATGCGCGAGTACATTTCCGAGCTGCTGGTTTTGCCGGATTCGCCTCTTGTTGGAAAGACCATCGAAGAAGCGGACCTAAATCAAAAACTCGACCTCAATGTGTTGGGTATCTTTCGAGAAGGCGAGAGAATAAATGCTCCCAGTCCGTCGGAACGCATCAGACGCCGTGATTCGCTTATCGTCGAGGGAACATTAAGCGACATTCTTCGCGTAAAAGAGGAAGCGGGATTAGAGATCAAGCCGGACTTTATGTTGAGCGACACTGATCTTGAGGGCGGCAGTGTTGAGCTTTTTGAAGTGCTTGTGTTGCGTGACTCGCGTTTGTCCAGGCAAACATTAAAGACTCTCCAGTTTCGCGACCGTTACAATCTGACCGTACTTGCCATAAACCGCCATGGCCGAACGGTTATGAATAAGCTAAGCCATGTGACGCTCAACTTTGGCGACGTGCTGCTTGTTCAGGGCAGACGTGCGGGCATTGACCTGTTAGTTGCGGATAACGATGTGCTCGTATTGGAAGACGTTACGAGTGTCAATACACGATTTGAGAAGCGAAAATGGGCCATCGCAGCTTTTTTCTTGTTTCTTGGGCTTTCGATGACAAAGGTAGTTCTCGGCTACGAGATACCTTTGGCAATCGCAGTGCTAAGCGGCGTAATGCTGCTGCTTGTGTCCAAAACTGTGAAACATAGCGAGCTATACTCGCTAGTAAATTTTCGAGTGCTGGTATTGATCGCCTGCATGATGAGTTTTGGTGTCGCGATGGAGGCAACTGGCGCGGATAAATTTTTAGCAGCGTTCATTGTCGATAATCTGGGCGTGCTTGGGCCAACTGCGGTGCTTGCCGGTTTCTTTCTGCTGACGGTTGGACTCACTCAGCCTATGTCGAATCAGGCTGCTGCCCTCGTCGTTCTGCCGGTCGCTGTCAAAGCGGCGATCGCTCTCGGCGTCAACCCAAGAACATTTATTGTCGCGATTACTTATGCAGCCAGCTTTTCCTTCATAACACCGCTTGAACCCGCGTGCGTCCTCGTCTATTCGCCGGGCAGATACAGATTTCTGGACTTTGTAAAGATAGGCTCGATCCTGACTGTGATCGTTTTCGTTGTGGCAATGATCTTGGTGCCAATATTCTGGGAGCTCTGA
- a CDS encoding FAD/NAD(P)-binding protein gives MKRITIIGGGASGTLLAVNLMQNAGDSPVEINLVESRKRIGRGVAFGTSHDTHLLNVPAFKMGAFPDDVEHFHKWLIEKGHTFDAHDFVPRKMFGEYLRELFSKTAETVGSNVRLNLIDDEAVDLSVNGDSAELMLKSGEILPSNKVVLAFGNFDPPQPNVADRQFTSADKYFVSAWDARLFETVAPDDSIFIIGTGLSMVDVALHLHKHDHKGKITAISTRGLLPTVHKLGYTYPSFYDELSSMDRITDILKSVRRHIKYAEADDSNWRAVIDSLRPATQSLWLQLPIAEKRYFMQHLSRYWDVARHRMPPEAAVILDEMRASGKLETLKGRLKSITHADSGQFEIVYTTIDMEHSVSADAVVNCIGSHNNYAKLDSQFVKNLIARKHIRNDELSLGIKASPNGSVLDKNDQYSDVVFTLGTALKGVLWESTAIPEIRGQARDLALRLLADVR, from the coding sequence ATGAAACGAATCACGATCATCGGCGGAGGAGCAAGCGGCACGCTATTGGCCGTTAATCTAATGCAGAATGCCGGTGACTCCCCGGTCGAGATCAATTTGGTTGAAAGCCGTAAACGGATCGGCCGTGGGGTTGCGTTTGGAACCAGTCATGACACGCATCTGTTGAACGTGCCCGCTTTTAAGATGGGAGCTTTTCCCGATGACGTAGAGCATTTTCACAAATGGCTTATCGAAAAAGGACACACATTCGACGCTCATGATTTTGTTCCACGCAAAATGTTTGGTGAATACCTGCGCGAACTCTTCTCAAAAACCGCTGAAACAGTTGGCAGCAATGTGCGGCTCAATCTGATCGATGACGAAGCCGTTGACCTTTCGGTAAATGGTGATTCTGCCGAGCTTATGCTGAAGTCAGGCGAGATACTGCCATCCAACAAGGTCGTGCTTGCGTTCGGCAATTTTGATCCTCCGCAGCCGAATGTCGCGGACCGCCAATTTACATCGGCTGACAAATATTTTGTCAGTGCTTGGGACGCACGGCTTTTTGAAACTGTAGCCCCTGACGATTCAATTTTCATAATTGGCACCGGCCTGTCGATGGTTGATGTTGCTCTTCATCTTCACAAACACGATCACAAAGGCAAGATCACGGCGATCTCGACGCGAGGTTTGCTGCCAACGGTGCATAAACTTGGATATACATATCCCTCTTTTTACGACGAACTTAGTTCTATGGACCGCATAACGGATATTCTCAAATCCGTTCGCCGCCACATCAAATATGCCGAAGCCGATGACAGCAATTGGCGTGCGGTGATCGACAGTCTACGGCCCGCAACGCAGAGTTTGTGGCTGCAATTGCCCATCGCAGAAAAACGCTATTTTATGCAGCATCTAAGCCGATATTGGGATGTCGCCCGTCACCGAATGCCGCCAGAGGCCGCTGTGATCTTAGACGAAATGCGGGCAAGCGGAAAACTTGAGACGCTGAAAGGAAGACTTAAATCTATTACGCATGCTGATTCGGGACAATTTGAGATCGTTTACACCACTATTGATATGGAACACAGCGTTTCCGCAGATGCGGTTGTGAACTGTATCGGCTCGCATAATAATTACGCAAAGCTGGATTCTCAATTCGTCAAAAATCTAATTGCACGCAAACACATCCGCAACGACGAGTTGTCTCTCGGCATCAAAGCATCACCAAACGGCTCGGTGCTTGATAAAAATGACCAATATTCCGATGTTGTCTTCACGCTTGGCACGGCTTTGAAAGGGGTTTTGTGGGAATCAACCGCCATTCCCGAGATCCGTGGCCAGGCACGTGACCTTGCACTTAGATTGCTTGCGGACGTAAGATAG